One genomic segment of Mycoplasmopsis agalactiae PG2 includes these proteins:
- the rsmH gene encoding 16S rRNA (cytosine(1402)-N(4))-methyltransferase RsmH, which produces MENKHIPILLNEAIKSLNIKSDGIYLDLTVGMGGHSSEILKRLKNGLLVGFDKDLFAIEESRKRLSKIGSNFQLIHSDFNNVADELAKLNINAVDGILVDLGISSPQVDNAERGFSYSKDARLDMRMNTNQALDAHFVVNTYSEDELITIFYNYAEVKLAKQVANAIIKNRPINTTLELAEVIKSAYPAKLLSLKNPCKAVFQAIRIEVNNEFSSINSMLVQALNLLKKDSSLAIITFHSLEDSIIKKFFGNLIKSKHPSKMPIKEEKKYIVKVYSPSKAEISENNRSRSAKLRVLTKLI; this is translated from the coding sequence ATGGAAAATAAGCATATACCGATTTTATTAAATGAAGCAATTAAATCCTTAAATATCAAAAGTGATGGAATTTATTTAGACCTTACTGTTGGTATGGGCGGTCATTCTTCAGAGATACTAAAAAGACTAAAAAATGGTTTACTAGTTGGTTTTGACAAGGATCTTTTTGCGATAGAAGAGAGTCGAAAAAGATTAAGCAAAATTGGCTCTAATTTTCAATTAATTCATTCTGATTTTAACAATGTAGCAGATGAATTAGCAAAATTGAATATTAATGCTGTTGATGGTATATTAGTTGATTTAGGAATTTCTAGTCCACAGGTTGATAATGCTGAAAGAGGTTTTAGTTATAGCAAGGATGCTAGATTAGACATGCGAATGAATACTAATCAAGCTCTTGATGCTCATTTTGTAGTCAATACTTATAGTGAGGACGAGTTAATTACTATTTTTTATAACTACGCAGAGGTAAAGCTTGCTAAGCAAGTTGCGAATGCCATTATAAAAAATAGGCCAATTAACACAACGTTAGAGTTAGCTGAAGTAATAAAATCAGCATATCCTGCTAAATTACTAAGTCTCAAAAATCCGTGCAAGGCTGTTTTTCAGGCTATTAGGATTGAAGTAAACAATGAGTTTAGTTCAATTAATTCCATGCTTGTGCAGGCGCTAAATTTGTTAAAAAAAGACTCAAGTTTGGCAATAATTACATTTCATTCATTAGAAGACTCAATCATTAAAAAGTTTTTTGGGAACTTAATTAAAAGTAAGCATCCTTCAAAAATGCCTATTAAGGAAGAAAAAAAATACATTGTTAAGGTTTATAGTCCTTCAAAAGCTGAAATTAGCGAAAATAATAGATCAAGGAGCGCAAAATTAAGAGTATTAACTAAATTAATTTAG
- the mraZ gene encoding division/cell wall cluster transcriptional repressor MraZ produces the protein MFGEFTRAIDEKNRIAIPSKLRDSLGSKFYITIGLDDVIELRSEETFMTFSNKLIAQSQFSSEARLIRRAWLGKSQEIELDSQGRFTIPKQFLAHAAIQKEVLLIGVGDLVELWSVEQYAKYENELDKNSVANAAAKLAEKN, from the coding sequence ATGTTTGGTGAATTTACACGGGCTATTGATGAGAAAAATAGAATTGCAATTCCATCTAAATTAAGAGATAGTTTAGGTAGCAAGTTCTATATCACAATTGGCCTTGACGATGTTATTGAACTAAGAAGTGAAGAAACTTTTATGACTTTTAGCAATAAATTAATTGCTCAAAGTCAATTTAGTTCAGAAGCACGTTTAATTAGAAGAGCATGACTTGGAAAAAGTCAAGAAATTGAACTTGATTCACAAGGACGCTTTACAATTCCAAAACAATTTTTAGCCCATGCAGCTATCCAAAAAGAAGTTCTACTTATCGGCGTTGGTGATTTAGTCGAATTATGAAGTGTAGAACAGTATGCAAAGTATGAAAATGAATTAGATAAAAACTCAGTTGCTAATGCAGCAGCTAAGTTAGCAGAAAAAAACTAA
- a CDS encoding potassium channel family protein codes for MAKKRNQDICIIGTGRFGSAVIGQLAKMNCSLLLVDSDEQVLNEYKDVAQKIVVADATNIKALKALNITEMDTVVVAVSDNIEIVAALLELDVKNLIVRAKSKTHARVLKQIGANVIIQPEYEAGVRTALIAANPNFMRFSQNLQEIGDNFVMGTTSLNSQLHEGKPIKEIKFRDLGVSVVLIKRGARSILPSGLTTLERGDLLTLIGKVEDVTVMIAELNK; via the coding sequence ATGGCTAAAAAAAGAAATCAAGACATTTGCATTATTGGTACTGGACGTTTTGGTAGTGCTGTTATTGGGCAGCTAGCAAAAATGAATTGTTCACTTTTGCTAGTTGATAGCGATGAGCAAGTTTTAAATGAATATAAAGATGTAGCGCAAAAAATAGTTGTAGCTGATGCTACAAACATTAAAGCCCTAAAAGCCTTAAATATAACTGAAATGGATACAGTTGTCGTGGCTGTTTCTGACAATATTGAAATAGTAGCTGCACTATTAGAGCTTGATGTTAAAAACTTAATTGTTAGAGCTAAGTCTAAAACTCATGCTAGAGTTTTAAAACAAATAGGTGCCAATGTCATTATTCAACCTGAATATGAAGCAGGAGTAAGAACTGCTTTAATAGCTGCTAACCCTAATTTTATGCGTTTTAGCCAAAACTTACAAGAAATAGGTGATAACTTTGTAATGGGAACAACATCACTAAATTCTCAACTTCACGAAGGCAAGCCAATTAAAGAAATTAAATTCAGAGACCTTGGTGTAAGCGTTGTTTTAATAAAAAGAGGTGCAAGAAGCATTTTACCAAGCGGGCTTACAACACTTGAAAGAGGTGATTTACTAACTTTAATTGGTAAAGTAGAAGATGTTACCGTCATGATTGCCGAGCTAAATAAATAA
- a CDS encoding TrkH family potassium uptake protein, which yields MRSKKFAYWWRNSKIRSFFKKIRLWTKNGTKVKFILLMYALVVLIITLFLHSKITHNLDYVAENKITFWDAFFTTCSAFSNTGLVSHSTYKAWNMFGQSLIAIAALLGGFGLFALKIFLINVIFMKGHVSLSDVELVSYERGHSDFFKNKRMIIDSMIFLMVTLLLASIGLSFYFYYVSPKTELAHLREVVGNNSANFDNPYHNWSHSFRFGVFHAISAINNAGFDIIGDNSLMPYYKNIGLQVIIMALFLIGGIGYPVIHDVLNYIRIKSINKNAYYNWSLFTKISIVTYLIVTLFGFIFVISFELSSTDSIFKSNLQYYGNNAYKTWSLLFMVISTRSAGFSTLNLHLLSEPTLWVLGTLMFIGAAPASTGGGIRTTTFAILFLLVISKVFGRPNVRAFKRQVDSDTVKMSTIVLTISVVLVGFVSLVVMSSFDNFSGLIPRAKYSATHVFFEVFSAFGTSGLTTGITSSLNVGSKIVLSILMFIGQFGVSSSVLIWTSKKNYAYKYNYISESVTIG from the coding sequence ATGAGATCAAAAAAATTTGCCTACTGGTGAAGGAATAGCAAAATCAGAAGCTTTTTTAAAAAGATTAGATTATGAACTAAAAATGGTACAAAAGTTAAATTTATTTTATTAATGTATGCCTTAGTAGTTTTAATAATCACTCTTTTTTTACATAGTAAAATAACTCATAACCTTGATTATGTTGCTGAAAACAAAATAACTTTTTGGGATGCTTTTTTCACAACTTGTAGTGCTTTTAGTAACACTGGATTAGTTAGCCATTCTACTTATAAAGCTTGAAATATGTTTGGGCAAAGTTTGATTGCTATTGCTGCTCTTTTAGGTGGTTTTGGGCTTTTTGCACTGAAAATATTTTTAATTAATGTTATTTTCATGAAAGGTCATGTAAGTCTCAGTGATGTTGAATTAGTTTCATATGAAAGAGGGCATTCTGACTTTTTCAAAAACAAAAGAATGATTATCGATTCAATGATCTTTTTGATGGTCACATTGCTTTTAGCTAGCATTGGCTTATCGTTTTATTTTTATTATGTAAGTCCAAAAACTGAATTAGCGCACTTAAGGGAAGTGGTAGGCAATAACAGTGCTAATTTTGATAATCCATATCATAACTGAAGCCATAGTTTTAGATTTGGTGTTTTTCATGCAATAAGTGCGATTAACAACGCCGGCTTTGACATAATTGGTGACAACTCACTAATGCCATATTATAAAAATATTGGCTTACAAGTTATTATTATGGCACTATTTTTAATTGGCGGTATAGGCTATCCAGTTATTCATGATGTACTTAATTACATAAGAATTAAAAGCATTAATAAAAATGCATATTACAATTGAAGCTTGTTTACTAAGATCTCAATTGTTACTTATTTAATTGTCACTTTATTTGGTTTTATTTTTGTCATATCATTTGAATTATCATCAACCGATTCTATTTTTAAGTCTAATTTACAGTACTATGGGAATAATGCCTACAAAACCTGATCATTATTATTTATGGTTATATCAACTCGTAGTGCAGGATTTTCAACCCTAAATTTACACTTATTATCTGAGCCAACATTATGAGTTTTAGGCACCTTAATGTTCATTGGAGCAGCTCCTGCTTCTACTGGTGGTGGTATTAGAACTACTACATTTGCAATTTTATTTTTACTAGTCATAAGTAAGGTTTTTGGAAGGCCAAATGTTAGAGCATTTAAACGCCAAGTAGATAGTGATACTGTTAAAATGAGCACAATAGTTTTAACTATCAGCGTTGTTTTAGTTGGCTTTGTTTCACTAGTTGTAATGTCTAGTTTTGATAACTTCAGTGGCTTAATTCCAAGAGCAAAATATAGTGCAACACATGTATTTTTTGAAGTATTTTCAGCTTTTGGAACTTCTGGTTTAACAACGGGAATTACTAGCTCGCTAAATGTTGGTTCTAAAATTGTACTAAGCATTTTGATGTTCATTGGTCAATTTGGAGTAAGCAGTAGTGTTTTAATATGAACCAGCAAGAAAAATTACGCTTATAAATACAATTACATTTCAGAATCAGTCACAATCGGTTAA
- a CDS encoding MAG0130/MAG3770 family membrane protein yields the protein MDGINIDKLNKFASYSRNKKFLYSAYFIGLLVFLYTVSVIIALLVYRKWTNVTLGLIISLSVIAFIWFIFLGPVLQLLSLSFVAFRALEGDPNPWRSKKPYLWLLNFQAYFAFYAYNLINKRKNWFTKDEKQKLVAWLFNQDDNVRLRAR from the coding sequence ATGGACGGCATAAATATTGACAAATTAAATAAATTTGCTTCATATTCTAGAAACAAAAAATTTCTTTATTCTGCCTATTTTATAGGCTTATTAGTATTCTTGTACACTGTGTCAGTTATTATTGCACTTTTAGTTTATCGTAAATGAACTAATGTTACACTTGGACTAATTATTTCTCTTTCAGTGATAGCTTTTATTTGATTTATATTCCTTGGGCCAGTTTTACAACTGCTTAGCTTATCATTTGTAGCTTTTAGAGCACTGGAAGGTGACCCGAATCCTTGAAGAAGCAAAAAACCTTATTTATGATTACTTAATTTCCAAGCATATTTCGCCTTTTATGCCTATAATCTAATCAACAAGAGAAAAAATTGATTCACTAAAGATGAAAAACAAAAGTTAGTTGCCTGATTGTTTAATCAAGATGACAACGTGAGGTTAAGAGCTAGATAA
- the uvrB gene encoding excinuclease ABC subunit UvrB has product MYSFKLHSSYAPAGDQPKAINELVEGIKNNVKEQVLQGVTGSGKTFTIANVINQFNRPVLVLSHNKTLAGQLYTELKGFFPENKVEYFVSYFDYYRPEAYIPSSDSYIDKTSKRNAEIDSMRMSAVNSILSRNDTIVVASVSAIYGALNPYEYENNFMTIHKGQKISRNDFIRSLIKRNYFRNDVNSELGSFAVKGDLVLIQPVYDNSFMIRVDFFGDEIESIKTMHPITKEVFASYDEFLLFPGDAYTVNNDILKQTVELARIELEERIAYFEKNNRLLEAQRIKERVERDLDSLAEFGTCPGIENYSMYLDNRTFGQRPYTLLDYFHDKNPIVFIDESHMMIPQLRAMFKGDRSRKQALVDYGFRLPSALDNRPLTFEEFENSFDFQKIYISATPDEYELDKTHGVVTTLFVRPTGLLNPSIEVRPAKGQIENIYDELQKQKEKGERTLILTTTKSLAEELTRYFMEKNEKIAYIHSEHKTFERNEILRKLRKGIYDCVVGINLLREGIDLPEVSLIMVLDADNESFFRSTRSLIQITGRAARNSNGRVIFYADSVSKSMQETILQNSEIRQIQEEYNLKHNIVPKTIIKPIPEPIHNQKMADAISFYFKNSSSKNQDGKLSKDELIEKLRKQMEQAAKELDYERAMEIRDIIIELREGNSSLNKEG; this is encoded by the coding sequence ATGTATAGTTTCAAATTGCACTCATCTTATGCTCCAGCAGGCGATCAACCTAAAGCGATTAATGAATTAGTGGAAGGCATTAAAAATAATGTCAAAGAGCAAGTATTGCAAGGTGTAACAGGAAGTGGTAAAACATTTACAATTGCTAATGTCATTAATCAATTTAACCGCCCTGTTTTAGTCTTATCGCACAATAAAACATTAGCAGGTCAGCTTTATACTGAACTAAAAGGCTTTTTTCCTGAAAACAAAGTTGAATATTTTGTTTCATATTTTGACTATTACCGTCCTGAAGCATACATTCCTTCAAGCGATTCATATATTGATAAAACTAGTAAACGTAATGCTGAAATAGATTCGATGCGTATGAGTGCTGTTAACTCTATTTTAAGCCGTAATGATACTATTGTAGTAGCTTCTGTTTCTGCTATTTATGGTGCTTTGAATCCATATGAGTATGAAAATAACTTTATGACAATTCATAAAGGTCAAAAAATTTCACGCAATGATTTTATTCGCTCACTTATAAAAAGAAATTACTTTCGTAATGATGTTAATTCTGAGCTTGGTTCATTTGCTGTTAAAGGCGATTTGGTTTTAATTCAGCCTGTTTATGACAACTCATTTATGATCAGAGTTGACTTTTTTGGTGACGAAATTGAATCAATTAAAACAATGCACCCAATAACTAAAGAAGTTTTTGCTAGCTATGATGAATTTTTGCTCTTTCCTGGTGATGCATACACAGTCAATAATGACATACTTAAGCAAACTGTTGAATTAGCTAGAATTGAATTAGAAGAAAGAATTGCTTATTTTGAAAAAAATAATAGGCTGCTTGAAGCACAAAGAATCAAAGAAAGAGTAGAAAGAGACCTTGATTCATTAGCAGAATTTGGAACTTGTCCAGGAATTGAAAATTATTCTATGTACCTTGATAACAGGACTTTTGGTCAAAGACCTTATACTTTATTAGACTATTTTCATGATAAAAATCCTATTGTTTTTATTGATGAATCACACATGATGATACCACAATTAAGAGCCATGTTTAAAGGTGATAGATCGCGTAAGCAAGCTTTAGTTGACTATGGTTTTAGATTGCCAAGTGCCTTAGATAATAGACCATTAACATTTGAAGAGTTTGAAAATAGTTTTGATTTTCAAAAAATATATATTTCAGCTACTCCTGATGAATATGAATTAGATAAAACTCATGGAGTGGTGACCACATTATTTGTACGGCCAACAGGATTACTAAATCCTTCTATTGAAGTAAGGCCAGCTAAAGGTCAAATTGAAAATATTTATGATGAACTGCAAAAGCAAAAAGAAAAAGGGGAAAGAACATTAATCTTAACAACCACAAAGTCTTTAGCTGAAGAGCTAACTAGATATTTCATGGAAAAAAATGAAAAAATCGCTTATATTCATAGTGAGCATAAAACTTTTGAAAGAAATGAAATCTTAAGAAAGCTTAGAAAAGGCATTTATGACTGTGTTGTCGGAATTAACTTGCTGCGTGAAGGGATTGATTTACCGGAAGTGAGCTTAATTATGGTGCTTGATGCTGATAATGAAAGCTTTTTCCGTTCAACAAGAAGCTTAATTCAGATAACAGGTAGAGCAGCTAGAAACAGTAATGGTAGAGTAATATTTTATGCTGATTCAGTTTCAAAGAGTATGCAAGAAACAATACTACAAAACAGTGAGATTCGTCAAATTCAGGAAGAATATAACTTAAAACATAACATTGTTCCTAAAACAATTATTAAGCCAATTCCAGAGCCAATTCATAATCAAAAAATGGCTGATGCTATTTCATTTTATTTCAAAAACTCTAGCTCTAAAAACCAAGATGGCAAGCTATCTAAAGATGAATTAATTGAAAAATTAAGAAAACAAATGGAACAAGCTGCTAAAGAATTAGACTATGAAAGAGCAATGGAAATAAGAGATATTATTATTGAGTTGCGCGAAGGCAATAGCAGTTTAAATAAGGAGGGCTAA
- the uvrA gene encoding excinuclease ABC subunit UvrA has product MSARDQIIIHGAKENNLKNIDLTIPKNKLIVFTGLSGSGKSSLAFNTIYEEGRRRYVDSLSNYARLFLGGTNKPNVDSIEGLSPSISIEQKTTHNNPRSTVGTVTEIYDYFRLLFARIGKPYCPNHKIPITTQTNNDILKSIYEFPDQTRLYILSPIVDGEKGTHANLFERLKKEGFLRVQVDGQIYSLDDEIKLEKNIKHYIDIVVDRVVLNEENQNRISEAISVALDYSKGLLKVETTEGEVKKFSKLHSCIYKDFDMPKIDTKLFSFNAPFGSCELCKGLGVNLRADFDALVPEKWRTINDGAIKIYANIINSQNLEWQEFDILLNTYEIDKNTPIDQLSKEEIDIIKYGSKEDIEYVLVSSSGNKTRRNRHIPGILEKIENDYFNTSSERIRDWLKKYMGSFTCEKCKGSRLNKYALSIKVNDYNIDDFTRMSVEDVLEALENLKLNSEETYISQLILNELYNRLHFLKNVGLGYLTLNRNAETLSGGESQRIKLATQIGSNLTGVLYVLDEPSIGLHQKDNEKLIQTLKNMVNLGNTLIVVEHDEDTIRSADYIVDIGPYAGVHGGEVVVQGSLDDIKNCEESLTGNYLSGKRKIDVPSFRRSGNGKVLVINGASENNLKNINVKFPLGKFIGVTGVSGSGKSSLVNEILVKGLTKYLLKTQTEKVGKFTSFSGSFNIDKIVAVNQSPIGRTPRSNPATYTSVFDDIRDIFASVEESKARGYAKGRFSFNVPGGRCEKCSGDGYLRIEMHFLPDVYVPCDECEGKRYNRETLEIKYRGKNIADVLDMTVEDALEFFEARANIKNKLQTLSDVGLNYIKLGQPSTTLSGGEAQRVKLATYLQKPPTGKTIYVLDEPTTGLHSYDVANLLSVLNKIVDNGDTVVVIEHNLDVIKNCDHIIDLGPDGGKNGGMVIATGTPEQVAKIEKSYTGQYLKKILNL; this is encoded by the coding sequence ATGAGTGCAAGAGATCAAATTATTATTCACGGCGCAAAAGAAAATAATTTAAAAAACATTGATTTAACAATACCTAAAAACAAGTTAATTGTCTTTACAGGCCTATCTGGCAGTGGTAAAAGTAGTTTGGCCTTTAACACAATTTATGAAGAAGGTCGCCGTAGATATGTTGATAGTTTAAGCAACTATGCGCGCTTATTTTTAGGTGGAACTAATAAGCCTAATGTTGATTCAATTGAAGGACTTAGCCCTTCTATTTCAATTGAGCAAAAAACAACTCATAATAACCCTAGATCAACTGTTGGAACTGTGACTGAAATTTATGACTATTTCAGACTCCTTTTTGCTCGTATTGGCAAGCCTTATTGTCCTAATCATAAGATTCCTATCACTACGCAAACTAATAATGATATTTTAAAAAGCATCTATGAATTTCCTGATCAAACTCGTTTATACATACTTTCGCCAATTGTAGATGGCGAAAAAGGTACACATGCAAACCTTTTTGAAAGGCTTAAAAAAGAAGGCTTCTTGCGCGTGCAGGTTGATGGACAAATTTATTCACTAGATGATGAAATTAAATTAGAAAAAAATATTAAGCATTACATTGACATTGTTGTTGATAGAGTTGTGCTTAATGAAGAGAATCAAAATAGAATTTCTGAAGCAATTAGTGTTGCTTTAGATTATTCTAAAGGACTATTGAAAGTTGAAACAACTGAAGGCGAAGTTAAAAAGTTTTCTAAATTACACTCATGTATTTATAAAGACTTTGATATGCCTAAAATTGATACTAAACTTTTTTCATTCAATGCGCCTTTTGGTTCATGTGAGCTATGCAAAGGATTAGGAGTTAATTTAAGAGCTGATTTTGATGCCTTGGTTCCTGAAAAATGAAGAACTATTAATGATGGCGCTATTAAAATTTATGCAAATATAATTAATAGCCAAAATTTAGAATGGCAAGAGTTTGATATTCTCCTAAACACCTATGAAATAGACAAAAACACACCAATTGATCAGCTTTCTAAAGAAGAAATTGATATCATAAAATATGGCTCAAAAGAAGATATTGAGTATGTTTTAGTTTCATCAAGCGGAAATAAAACTAGAAGAAATAGACATATTCCTGGAATTTTAGAAAAAATTGAAAATGATTACTTTAACACTTCTAGCGAAAGAATTAGAGACTGACTTAAAAAGTACATGGGTTCATTTACATGTGAAAAGTGTAAAGGCTCAAGATTGAACAAATATGCACTTAGCATAAAGGTAAATGATTATAACATTGATGATTTTACAAGAATGAGTGTTGAAGATGTTCTAGAAGCTTTAGAAAATCTAAAACTAAACAGTGAAGAGACATATATTTCACAACTTATCTTAAATGAGTTATATAACCGTTTACATTTTTTAAAAAATGTGGGTTTAGGCTACTTAACTCTTAATCGTAATGCTGAAACTTTAAGTGGGGGCGAAAGCCAAAGAATAAAGTTAGCTACACAAATTGGTTCAAATTTAACAGGTGTTTTATATGTTTTAGATGAGCCTTCTATTGGGCTTCATCAAAAAGATAATGAAAAACTTATTCAGACACTAAAAAATATGGTTAATTTAGGTAACACTTTGATTGTTGTTGAGCACGATGAAGACACTATCAGAAGTGCAGATTATATTGTTGACATTGGGCCTTATGCAGGCGTACATGGCGGCGAAGTAGTTGTGCAAGGCTCGCTTGATGATATAAAAAATTGTGAAGAGTCATTAACTGGTAATTATTTAAGTGGCAAAAGAAAAATAGATGTACCATCTTTTAGAAGAAGCGGAAATGGCAAAGTTTTAGTAATTAATGGCGCTAGTGAAAACAATTTAAAAAATATTAATGTTAAGTTCCCACTTGGCAAATTTATTGGTGTAACTGGCGTTTCAGGAAGTGGCAAAAGTAGCTTAGTTAACGAGATATTAGTCAAAGGACTAACTAAATATTTATTAAAAACACAAACTGAAAAAGTAGGCAAATTCACTTCATTTAGTGGTTCATTTAACATTGACAAAATTGTCGCTGTTAACCAAAGCCCAATTGGCAGGACTCCTAGAAGTAATCCTGCTACTTATACCTCAGTTTTTGATGATATTAGAGACATATTTGCTTCAGTTGAAGAATCAAAAGCAAGAGGATATGCTAAAGGAAGATTTAGCTTCAACGTCCCTGGTGGACGGTGCGAAAAATGTTCGGGTGATGGTTATTTAAGAATTGAAATGCACTTTTTACCAGATGTTTATGTCCCTTGCGATGAGTGTGAAGGCAAAAGATATAATAGAGAGACACTAGAAATAAAATACAGAGGAAAAAATATAGCTGATGTTTTAGATATGACAGTTGAAGATGCCTTAGAATTTTTTGAAGCACGTGCTAATATTAAGAATAAATTGCAAACTTTAAGTGATGTAGGCTTAAATTACATAAAACTAGGTCAGCCTTCTACAACACTAAGTGGTGGGGAAGCACAAAGAGTTAAGCTTGCTACATATTTACAAAAACCACCTACTGGCAAAACTATTTATGTCTTAGATGAGCCTACAACAGGATTGCACTCATATGATGTTGCTAACTTGCTTAGTGTGCTTAATAAAATTGTCGATAATGGGGATACTGTTGTGGTAATTGAGCATAATCTTGATGTTATTAAAAACTGCGATCATATTATTGATCTTGGGCCAGATGGCGGTAAAAATGGCGGTATGGTCATAGCCACTGGAACCCCTGAACAAGTTGCTAAAATTGAAAAGAGCTACACTGGCCAATATTTGAAGAAAATCCTTAATTTATAG
- a CDS encoding nuclease-related domain-containing protein gives MIGIILALVLVTIVIILGIFFGARTSKKTTQTKTKGKIFEETIKEKLSYIAEQKNYKLLDGGLFKYAENNYFELDGILITSKAVYIIEAKRYIGYLHGGFFDDYLLLRDERKEIKVKNPFNQNYRHIRHFINMCKINVSIFSLIIFPDSTTVDIDKQEPSTIIASKSNLDLLLDEVETYMTNDPDLEPFKVNDIIDAIAKNRAQSENDNFKFNQIISQNNENQYFDRA, from the coding sequence ATGATTGGAATTATATTAGCGTTAGTTTTAGTTACCATTGTCATTATACTTGGCATATTCTTTGGTGCAAGAACTAGCAAAAAAACAACTCAAACTAAGACAAAAGGCAAGATTTTCGAAGAAACAATTAAAGAAAAATTGTCATATATAGCTGAGCAGAAAAATTACAAACTTTTAGATGGCGGGCTTTTTAAGTATGCTGAAAATAATTATTTTGAGCTTGATGGGATATTAATAACTTCTAAGGCTGTTTATATAATTGAAGCAAAACGTTATATTGGCTACTTACATGGCGGATTTTTTGATGATTATTTGCTCTTAAGAGATGAAAGAAAAGAAATTAAAGTTAAAAACCCTTTTAATCAAAACTATAGACACATAAGACATTTTATTAATATGTGTAAGATAAATGTTTCAATTTTTTCCTTAATTATTTTCCCTGATTCAACCACTGTTGATATTGATAAACAAGAGCCATCAACAATAATAGCATCCAAAAGTAACCTTGATTTGCTATTAGATGAAGTTGAGACATATATGACTAATGATCCTGATTTAGAGCCTTTCAAAGTAAATGATATAATAGATGCAATTGCCAAAAATAGAGCTCAATCAGAGAATGATAATTTTAAATTTAACCAAATAATTTCGCAAAATAATGAAAACCAATACTTTGATAGAGCTTAA
- a CDS encoding YgjP-like metallopeptidase domain-containing protein: MKTNTLIELKTVLFDSKTFTVFYKHSSKSKHFKLVLYDRENKIVLTSPIENFTIENWHNFQLDNLLFKLLNRHKNKKDKINNSSKYKQVYLSYSADNHTITLFDQLVNLEWKYHSRSSYSYNFDLEQSKLQIYCNEIVKNDNEKRKKIYIYVISRILENFVAKKQEEFVEKINKAGFALINPTFKISLKKSAWGTNIKRGKRLGKITYDVKMIAMPIRLIEAVILHELIHEFHPNHSDKFYETGSLIMYDFKLRNKEINKLIVQIVDY; the protein is encoded by the coding sequence ATGAAAACCAATACTTTGATAGAGCTTAAAACTGTTTTATTTGATTCAAAAACATTTACAGTTTTTTATAAGCACAGTTCTAAATCAAAACACTTTAAACTTGTGCTTTATGATAGAGAAAATAAAATAGTTTTAACTTCGCCAATTGAAAATTTTACAATAGAAAACTGACATAATTTTCAGTTAGATAATTTACTTTTTAAGCTATTAAACAGGCACAAGAATAAAAAAGACAAAATCAATAACAGCTCAAAATATAAACAAGTCTATTTAAGCTATAGTGCAGATAATCACACAATTACATTATTTGATCAATTAGTTAATTTAGAGTGAAAATATCATAGTCGCTCTAGTTATAGTTATAATTTTGATTTAGAGCAATCGAAGCTGCAAATATATTGCAATGAAATAGTTAAAAACGATAATGAAAAGCGTAAAAAAATATATATTTATGTAATATCAAGAATTTTAGAAAACTTTGTTGCTAAAAAACAAGAAGAATTTGTAGAAAAAATAAACAAAGCAGGATTTGCGCTAATAAATCCTACATTTAAGATAAGTTTAAAAAAATCTGCTTGAGGAACAAATATAAAAAGAGGCAAAAGACTAGGCAAAATAACATATGATGTTAAAATGATAGCAATGCCAATTAGATTAATTGAAGCTGTTATTTTGCATGAATTAATCCATGAATTTCATCCTAATCATAGTGACAAATTTTATGAAACTGGCTCACTTATAATGTATGATTTTAAATTAAGAAATAAAGAAATAAATAAACTTATTGTACAGATAGTTGATTACTAA